In the Cucurbita pepo subsp. pepo cultivar mu-cu-16 chromosome LG17, ASM280686v2, whole genome shotgun sequence genome, TGATAAAAAACGGAGTCTTTGTCTAAAGAAATGCCTTGAGAAAAGGCAGATGTATAGAACCTTTCAACGAGATAGTGCTTTTTCAACNACAATTTatataacttaaaatttaacattaaaaaaaaaattaataattatatatatatatatatatataattatattatactCGATTGCAGACATTTCTGGAACACCTCTAACATAGGGATAAATAGTCAATTTTGAAAGAACTTATTGTCAACCTCTTTCAGATATGAATCTATCTGATTCAGAGGGGAAGAACTTGCATCAGTatctcaatttcaattcaaacatGGGTTTGATTCACACTCCATGTTCTGAGAAATATTTACCATCcgaaaagaggaaaaaacgGAGTCTTTGTCTAAAGAAATGCCTTGAGAAAGGGCAGATGTATAGAACCTTTCAACGAGATAGTGCTTTTTCAACTCTCTCAAAATGGAAGACTCTGTCTGAATTCAGGTATACTCTACTAGTCTGCTATTATATCCGAGAATGGCGTCAGGCGACGGTGCCGCTATGCCCCTCTAGTACGATCTAAATTTGATTCCGACGGTCGATATAGATCGGATGAAACCCGCCCcgaaaggagagagaaatggtgCGTCTTTGTGTTCTCTCCCTCTTTCCATTTTGTGGTTCCTAAGCAaacaaatcattcaaaattctCACTCCCattcccttttctttcctttctctatAAATCCCTTCCTTCTTCAACTCTTCTTTCTCACTTAATCCTTCATCAATGGCTTCCATCTCCTCCTCTCATGACTCTACCTCATGGTCTCCCAACCAAAACAAAGCCTTTGAAAGGGCCTTGGCTGTCTTTGACAAGGACACGCCCGATCGCTGGCTCAATGTCGCCAAGGCTGTTGGCGACAAGACTGCTGATGAAGTCAAGAGACATTTCGAGCTTCTCGTTGAGGATGTCAAGCACATTGAATCTGGCCTTGTTCCATTCCCTAATtacacctcctcctcctcttctgcCCCTCGAACTTCCCATGATAACATCAATGATCAAGAACAAAGGTACCTCTTCTGTAACGTACTTCTGTTCATAACCGTTAAACTATGTTCGTCACGTGCcttcttcaaaattgattaataGCAATAATTGCggatttaatattataatcttATAATTGGTTACCTAACCTTATTCTAAATTGATATTTTCCTTTGCTCACAAATATCCATTGCTTTGAAACAAACACATTAGAGACTAGGGGCTTctttgcaaaaataaaaactattattgtttaattttttaaattttttttttttctgtagtattagttttaaatttgaccaattttggaaataaaaaaaatttaaggtgcaaaatgaaaatggtaaaaatatcttgttttaaaaaatgtcacttAGAAAAGGACTCTCAAAACtctacaaaattcaaataaatatctaaaataatttatttttgtaaataaaatatttaacccactaaagattgtcctaagcagaaaatatgcaagaaaaaaaacatttactcgtgtcgaaaagacttcacaacctcaacccttacgaaaagaccctcgtggaggcacccgaatgactatgtgaaaaacctttgtttccttcgatgtttttcgacgaatctgtaaggaaacNNNNNNNNNNNNNNNNNNNNNNNNNNNNNNNNNNNNNNNNNNNNNNNNNNNNNNNNNNNNNNNNNNNNNNNNNNNNNNNNNNNNNNNNNNNNNNNNNNNNNNNNNNNNNNNNNNNNNNNNNNNNNNNNNNNNNNNNNNNNNNNNNNNNNNNNNNNNNNNNNNNNNNNNNNNNNNNNNNNNNNNNNNNNNNNNNNNNNNNNNNNNNNNNNNNNNNNNNNNNNNNNNNNNNNNNNNNNNNNNNNNNNNNNNNNNNNNNNNNNNNNNNNNNNNNNNNNNNNNNNNNNNNNNNNNNNNNNNNNNNNNNNNNNNNNNNNNNNNNNNNNNNNNNNNNNNNNNNNNNNNNNNNNNNNNNNNNNNNNNNNNNNNNNNNNNNNNNNNNNNNNNNNNNNNNNNNNNNNNNNNNNNNNNNNNNNNNNNNNNNNNNNNNNNNNNNNNNNNNNNNNNNNNNNNNNNNNNNNNNNNNNNNNNNNNNNNNNNNNNNNNNNNNNNNNNNNNNNNNNNNNNNNNNNNNNNNNNNNNNNNNNNNNNNNNNNNNNNNNNNNNNNNNNNNNNNNNNNNNNNNNNNNNNNNNNNNNNNNNNNNNNNNNNNNNNNNNNNNNNNNNNNNNNNNNNNNNNNNNNNNNNNNNNNNNNNNNNNNNNNNNNNNNNNNNNNNNNNNNNNNNNNNNNNNNNNNNNNNNNNNNNNNNNNNNNNNNNNNNNNNNNNNNNNNNNNNNNNNNNNNNNNNNNNNNNNNNNNNNNNNNNNNNNNNNNNNNNNNNNNNNNNNNNNNNNNNNNNNNNNNNNNNNNNNNNNNNNNNNNNNNNNNNNNNNNNNNNNNNNNNNNNNNNNNNNNNNNNNNNNNNNNNNNNNNNNNNNNNNNNNNNNNNNNNNNNNNNNNNNNNNNNNNNNNNNNNNNNNNNNNNNNNNNNNNNNNNNNNNNNNNNNNNNNNNNNNNNNNNNNNNNNNNNNNNNNNNNNNNNNNNNNNNNNNNNNNNNNNNNNNNNNNNNNNNNNNNNNNNNNNNNNNNNNNNNNNNNNNNNNNNNNNNNNNNNNNNNNNNNNNNNNNNNNNNNNNNNNNNNNNNNNNNNNNNNNNNNNNNNNNNNNNNNNNNNNNNNNNNNNNNNNNNNNNNNNNNNNNNNNNNNNNNNNNNNNNNNNNNNNNNNNNNNNNNNNNNNNNNNNNNNNNNNNNNNNNNNNNNNNNNNNNNNNNNNNNNNNNNNNNNNNNNNNNNNNNNNNNNNNNNNNNNNNNNNNNNNNNNNNNNNNNNNNNNNNNNNNNNNNNNNNNNNNNNNNNNNNNNNNNNNNNNNNNNNNNNNNNNNNNNNNNNNNNNNNNNNNNNNNNNNNNNNNNNNNNNNNNNNNNNNNNNNNNNNNNNNNNNNNNNNNNNNNNNNNNNNNNNNNNNNNNNNNNNNNNNNNNNNNNNNNNNNNNNNNNNNNNNNNNNNNNNNNNNNNNNNNNNNNNNNNNNNNNNNNNNNNNNNNNNNNNNNNNNNNNNNNNNNNNNNNNNNNNNNNNNNNNNNNNNNNNNNNNNNNNNNNNNNNNNNNNNNNNNNNNNNNNNNNNNNNNNNNNNNNNNNNNNNNNNNNNNNNNNNNNNNNNNNNNNNNNNNNNNNNNNNNNNNNNNNNNNNNNNNNNNNNNNNNNNNNNNNNNNNNNNNNNNNNNNNNNNNNNNNNNNNNNNNNNNNNNNNNNNNNNNNNNNNNNNNNNNNNNNNNNNNNNNNNNNNNNNNNNNNNNNNNNNNNNNNNNNNNNNNNNNNNNNNNNNNNNNNNNNNNNNNNNNNNNNNNNNNNNNNNNNNNNNNNNNNNNNNNNNNNNNNNAtttttttcgacgaatctgtaaggaacgctcaagattaagaatcttacacatataattggtgaaaatacgaatttttttcagtttcgcttccgggccattttggaccaaaattccataggtgttaacataggaacttttttcccctttgagacagggtcgttaactcgatctgaaaagttgttttctcgttttagtatcataccatatcctcTAAAGATCGTCCTAAGctaaaaatatggaagaaaaataatatttactcgtgtcgataagacttcacaacctcaactcTCATGAAAAGACCCTCTTGGAGGCAACCGAATGACTatctgaaaaacctttgtttgtttcgatctttttcgacgaatttgtaaggaacgctcaagtttaggaaccttacacatataattggttgaaatacgaatttttttcgcTTTCGCTTCCAGGCCATTTTGCAGttaaattccataggtgttaacgtaggaacttttttcccctttgagacagggtcgttaactcgatctgaaaagttgttttctcgttttagtatcataccatatcctcTAAAGATCGTCCAAAGCTAAAAATACGGaagtaaaaaaacatttacacatgtcgataagacttcacaacctcaaccctcaTTTAAAGACCCTCTTGGTGGCAACCGAATGACTATCTGAAAAAACATTGTTTCTCTCGAtatttttcgacgaatctgtaaggaacgctcaagattaagaatcttacacatataattggtgaaaatacgaatttttttcagtttcgcttccgggccattttggaccaaaattccataggtgttaacataggaacttttttcccctttgagacagggtcgttaactcgatctgaaaagttttctcattttagtatcataccatgtCTTCTAAAGATCGAGTTAgaggatatggtatgataccaTATTCTcatttcagatcgagttaggaaccttacacatataattggtgcaaatacgaatttttttcactttcgcttccgggccattttgcactcaaaatccataggtgttaacataggaacttttttgcccattgagacagggtcgttaactcgatctgaaaagttgttttctcattttagtatTATACCATATCCTCTAAAGAtcgtcctaagcttaaaatatggatgaATTTACTTgtgtcgataagacttcacaacctcaaccctcaTGGAAAGACCCTCTTGGAGGCAACCGAATGACTatctgaaaaacctttgtttctttcgatcttttcCGACGAATCTGGAAGGGACGCTCAAGTTTAGGAaccttacacatataattggttgaaatacgaatttttttcactttcgcttccggtcattttgcagtcaaattccataggtgttaacataggaacttttttcccctttgagacagggttgttaactcgatctgaataGTTATTTtgtcgttttagtatcataccatatccactaaatatttttctaagcttaaaatatggaagaaaaaaaaacatttactcatgtcgataagacctcacaacttCAACCCTTtcgaaaagaccctcatggcGTCAcctaaatcattatgtgaaatgcctttgtttctttcgatctttttcgaGGAATCTGTAACGAACGCTCAAGTCtgatgaatcttacacatatgttggttaaaatacgaaacttatTCACTTTCGCTTCTGGGCCATTTTGCAGTGAAATTCCATACCTGTTAACATAGTtacttttttcctcttttagacagggtcgttaactcgatctgaaaagttgtatTCTCGTTTTTGTATCaaaccatatccactaaagattttcttaagcttaaaatatggtagaaaaaaaatatttactcgtgtcgataagtcctcacaacctcaaccctttcGAAAATACCCTCATGGAGGTACCCAAATCATTATCTGAAaaacttttgtttctttcgatctttttcgatgaatctgtaaggaacgctcaagtttgatgaatattacacatataaatttttaaatacgaagttttttaaatttcgcttccgggctattttgcagtcaaattccataggtgttaacatatgaacttttttcccctttgagacagggtcgttaactcgatctgaaaaattGTATTctcattttagtatcataccatatccactaaagattgtcctaagcttaaaatatggtagaaaaaaacatttactcatgtcgataagacctcacaacctcaaacctttcgaaaagaccctcatggcGTCACCCATATCATTATCTGAaatacctttttttctttcgatctttttcgacgaatctgtaaggaacactcaagtttgatgaatctaacacatataattggttaaaatacaaatttttttcactttcgcttccagGCCATTTTGTAGTCAAATTCCaaaggtgttaacataggaacttttttcccctttgagacagggtcgttaactcgatctgaaaagttgttttctcgttttagtatcataccatatccactaaagattgtcctaagcttaaaatatggaagaaaaaaaacatttactcgtgtcgaaaagacttcacaacctcaacccttacgaaaagaccctcgtggaggcacccgaatgactatgtgaaaaacctttgtttctttcgatgtttttcgacgaatctgtaaggaaacgctcaagtttaagagtcttacacatataaatggtgaaaatacgaatttttttcactttcgcttccgggccatttttcacccaaaatccataggtgttaacataggaactttttggcccattgggacagggtcgttaactcgatctgaaaagttgttttctcgttttagtatcataccatatccactaaagattgtcctaagcttaaaatatggaagaaaaaaaacatttactcgtgtcgaaaagacttcacaacctcaacccttacgaaaagaccctcgtggaggcacccgaatgactatgtgaaaaacctttgtttctttcgatgtttttcgacgaatctgtaaggaaacgctcaagtttaagagtcttacacatataaatggtgaaaatacgaatttttttcactttcgcttccgggccatttttcacccaaaatccataggtgttaacataggaactttttggcccattgggacagggtcgttaactcgatctgaaaagttgttttctcgttttagtatcataccatatccactaaagattgtcctaagcttaaaatatggaagaaaaaaaacatttactcgtgtcgaaaagacttcacaacctcaacccttacgaaaagaccctcgtggaggcacccgaatgactatgtgaaaaacctttgtttctttcgatgtttttcgacgaatctgtttAAGAATGCTCAAGtttaagaatcttacacatataaatggttaaaatacgaattcttttcactttcgcttccgggccattttgcactcaaaatccataggtgttaacataggaacttttttgcccattgagacagggtcgttaactcgatctgaaaagttgttttctcgttttagtatcatcccatatccactaaagattgtcctaagcttaaaatatggaagaaaaaaaacatttactcgtgtcgaaaagacttcacaacctcaacccttacgaaaagaccctcgtggaggcacccgaatcactatctgaaaaatctttgtttctttcgatgtttttcgacgaatctgtaaggaacgctcaagtttaTGAATCTTGcacatataaatggttaagatacgaatttttttcactttcgcttccggaccattttgcagtcaaattccataggtgttaacataggaacttttttcccctttgagacagggtccttaactcgatctgaaaagtttttttctcgtttaagtatcataacatatccactaaagattgtcctaagcttaaaatatggaagaaaaaaaacatttactcgtgtggacaagacttcacaacctcaacccttatggaaagaccctcatggaggctcccgaatcactatctgaaaaacatttgtttctttcgatgtttttcgacgaatttgtaaggaacgctcaagtttaagaatcttacacatataaatggttaaaatatgaATTCTTTACACTTTCTCTTCCGAGCCATTTTGCACTCAAATTCTATTGGTGTTAACaaaggaacttttttcccctttgagacagggtctttaactcgatctgaaaagttgttttctcgtttaaGCATCATNTttatgaaaagaccctcgtgcaggcacccgaatcactatcAGAAAAACCTTTAtttctttcgatttttttcgacgaatctgtatggaacgctcaagtttaggaatcttacacatataaatggttaaaatacgaatttttttcactttcgcttccgtgcgattttgcagtcaaattccataggtgttaacataggaacttttttcccctttgagacagggtcatTCACACGATCTGAAAAGATGATTTTTCGTTTAAGTATCAtaccactaaagattgtcctaagcttaaaatatggaagaaaaaaatatttactcgtgtcgacaagacttcacaacctcaacccttatggAAAcaccctcatggaggcacccgaatcactatcataaaaacctttgtttctttcgatgttttccgacgaatctgtaaggaacactcaagtttaagaattttacacatataaatggttaaaatacgaattcttttcactttcgcttccgggccattttgcagtcaaattccataggtgttaacataggaacttttttcccctttgagacagggtcgttaactcgatctgaaaagttattttcttgtttttgtatcatagcatatccactaaagattgtcttaagatgaaaacatggaagaaaaaaaacctttacTCGTGTCCGTAAGACCTCACACCCTCAACCGTGTCGAATAAACCCCAATGGAGGCacccaaatcattatgtgaaaaaccgctgtttctttcgatcttttgCAACAAATCTGCAAGGAgcgctcaagtttgatgaatcttacacatatgttgggttaaaatacgaaacttatTCACTTTCGCTTCTAGGCCATTTTGCAGtgaaattccataggtgtttaCATAGgatctttttttccctttgagacagggtcgttaactcgatcgaaaaagttgttttctcgtatTTGTATCATAgaatatccactaaagattgtcctaagatGAAAacacgaaagaaaaaaacctttaCTCCTgtcgataagacctcacaacctcaaccctgtcgAATAAACCCCAATGGAGGCACCCCCAATGTTGGATTTGGATAATCAGCGAGGGAAATCCCTTCTtctcggtgagaggaaatcttcGACAaaaggttgttggaagaaaaataaaatgcataaaataacagagagaagGACTGAAAGTTTGACTGCGCCTAAAATCGAGTTTTTGAAATCTTCTcaacagatttcctatttaaatataacctatcctagaaatgggtggagagtggccaactaaatctatgccacttcctagaaaattgccgacgtgtgaatctaaataaggaaaaacaactcctcctaaaacctgtgttatatctaccttatttcGTTTCGTTTGAACTCCGTTTTGatccctatggctcggtgtccctagcggcatgtcctccagactccacgtcttgttcgaccgcctcttcttcgagttggcgCGCCGCGAGTCCAAGTGGttcacctctccctaataggtcttccatcttccggtggttcacctctccctaataggtcttccatcttccggtggttcacctctccctaataggtcttccatcttccggTACCGCCGAGAAGTTGactggttgctctatctccagCTTTAGGATGTAAAAGCAGTTTGCCATGCaccgaacttgcgtgagcaacCGTCATCGATCATCGTGGATCCTAAATAGCCCGCGTTTGATGGAAATGTGGCAGCCGACcttatcgagttgacccaggctcacaatattagccttgagtctcgggatgaagtagacgccggtcagcttgtgatgattgcctcccttgccgacgaaTAGGATGGTGTCgtgcccttcgatctcgacaacggagccgtcgccgaatttcaccatcccgcgaatccccgagtcaagctcggagaacgcagacttggccccggtcatatggtttTGTTGCCCCcgtgtcgaggacccatcgTAGGTGCTCTTGCTGCTCGCCTCTTTCACCGATTTGAGCGagcactcgctcctccttcagttgaattggctccccagccGGTGGATTTGTTATGCACAgttggagctcttcctcgggttcgacgctcaccggagcagttatgccgtcgtcgattacatctgtggatttggggggagctcttcctcgggttcgacaacgtgccataacccttgcgcttgtaggttgacgcgcatcaACAAGGTCCACTCGTTAtagttggaccttgtcaaTATTGGATACTGAACAACGGCGGTCgttgtctccctgatcactcgctCAACGACACCTCGACGCCCGTCATCACGGCGTCGGCCTCTttgtggtggtgatggagatgccggCACTTTGCGGCGGCGTGGAGAAGTGAGCGAGCCTGCTCgggatggaccccacgatgtgcttatttttgcactttgcattttcttctactcaaaCTTGAGACATGTGTGTTGTTAAGTCgacactctaaccacttgagctattcaacttgattgttgataggatggctcctccgcaatgatatacaCCAATGGCttc is a window encoding:
- the LOC111779164 gene encoding transcription factor RADIALIS-like (The sequence of the model RefSeq protein was modified relative to this genomic sequence to represent the inferred CDS: added 69 bases not found in genome assembly) — protein: MASISSSHDSTSWSPNQNKAFERALAVFDKDTPDRWLNVAKAVGDKTADEVKRHFELLVEDVKHIESGLVPFPNYTSSSAPRTSHDNINDQEQRMRNMKLH